From the bacterium genome, one window contains:
- a CDS encoding alpha-L-fucosidase: MYQKAAICLLAFWIGAAWAQTWGPTWESLDKRPTPQWWLDAKFGIFIHWGVYSVPAFSKVGQYSEWYWHSLVEGQKEYVDFHTNNYGPGFQYADFVPLFKAELFNPDQWADVFERSGAKYIVLTSKHHEGYTLWQNEQANRSWGRPWNSVETGPRRDLLGDLTTAVRKTSVKMGIYYSIYEWYNPIYHSDVNTFVEQHLFPQFKDVVNKYAPSVIFSDGEWDHPSSTWRSEELLSWLFNESPCKDEVVIDDRWGKETRHRHGGYYTTEYGSGMPDASHPWEECRGIAHSFGYSRMETPDDYQSDQSLLLMLIDIVSRGGNFLLDIGPTADGRIPDIMQERLLHMGSWLKVNGEAIYGTTTWKNSCQWSKGQVQDAERGEYKKKYDILELTVAPKPGMAHKELFFTRKGNTLYAIAPDYPKDRLVIRDVKPSSDTKIRLLGTGEDLKWQLKKGEIIVSLPNLMTTPLRHQHAFAFRISNVAE, translated from the coding sequence ATGTATCAAAAAGCAGCGATCTGTTTGCTGGCTTTCTGGATCGGCGCCGCCTGGGCGCAAACCTGGGGGCCCACCTGGGAGTCGCTGGATAAACGGCCCACGCCGCAGTGGTGGCTCGACGCCAAGTTCGGCATCTTTATTCACTGGGGGGTCTACTCAGTGCCCGCGTTCTCCAAAGTCGGTCAGTATTCGGAATGGTACTGGCACAGCCTGGTGGAGGGGCAGAAGGAGTATGTCGATTTTCATACGAACAATTATGGTCCAGGATTCCAATATGCGGATTTTGTCCCCCTATTTAAAGCCGAGCTGTTCAATCCGGATCAATGGGCGGATGTGTTTGAACGCTCCGGCGCCAAATACATCGTGTTAACCTCCAAACACCATGAGGGCTATACCCTGTGGCAGAACGAGCAGGCCAATCGTTCCTGGGGCCGGCCCTGGAACTCGGTGGAGACCGGACCGCGCCGGGATCTGCTGGGCGATCTGACTACAGCGGTGCGCAAGACCAGTGTCAAAATGGGCATTTATTACTCCATTTATGAATGGTACAATCCGATCTATCACAGCGATGTGAACACCTTTGTCGAGCAGCATCTCTTTCCTCAGTTCAAGGATGTAGTGAATAAATACGCTCCGTCGGTGATCTTTTCCGACGGCGAATGGGACCACCCCAGTTCGACCTGGCGCAGCGAAGAACTGCTGAGCTGGCTGTTTAACGAATCGCCCTGCAAAGACGAAGTAGTCATCGATGACCGCTGGGGCAAAGAGACACGGCACAGACACGGCGGCTATTACACCACGGAATACGGATCCGGCATGCCGGACGCCAGCCATCCCTGGGAAGAGTGCCGCGGCATCGCCCATTCGTTCGGCTACAGTCGAATGGAGACGCCGGATGATTATCAGAGCGACCAGTCCTTATTGTTGATGTTGATCGATATCGTCAGCCGCGGCGGCAATTTCCTTTTAGACATCGGTCCCACGGCCGACGGCCGCATTCCGGATATCATGCAGGAGCGGCTGCTGCACATGGGCAGCTGGCTCAAGGTCAACGGCGAAGCCATCTATGGAACCACCACCTGGAAAAACTCCTGTCAATGGAGCAAGGGCCAGGTGCAAGATGCGGAGCGGGGCGAGTACAAGAAAAAATATGACATTCTCGAGCTGACCGTGGCGCCCAAGCCGGGAATGGCCCACAAAGAGCTCTTTTTCACCCGCAAAGGCAATACGCTCTATGCCATCGCACCCGACTATCCTAAAGATCGACTCGTCATCCGCGACGTGAAGCCCTCCTCGGACACTAAAATCCGCCTGTTGGGAACCGGCGAGGATCTAAAATGGCAGCTGAAAAAGGGGGAGATCATCGTCAGCTTGCCCAATCTGATGACCACGCCGTTGCGGCATCAGCATGCGTTCGCCTTTCGCATCAGCAACGTTGCTGAGTGA